The following DNA comes from Sphingomonas flavescens.
GTGATCGCCCGCGATGTCGATCGTCACGCCATCGTGCAGCCGGTCGACCGCCCGCTGCACTGCTTCAAGGCTGTCCCAAACGCGAGCGCGCGATTGCGCGGCGGCACGGCGTCCGATGGCGCGCGCGCGCGCGAGGTGATGGTCGACTTGCCGCCGCATGACGGACGCCTCGCGAACGACGGTGCGAACGAGATCGGGGTCGCTGGCCGTGGCGGCGTTGGTGATCACGGTAAGCGGCGTTTTGAGCGCATGGGCAAGATTGCCGGCGTGGCGCCGCGCTTCTTCCGCCTGCGCCTCGCTATGGGCCAATAGCTGATTGATCTCTTCCGTCAGAGGCCGGATCTCGGTCGGGAATTCATCGCTGATCCGGGTTTTGTCGCCAGACCGGATCGCCGAAACCTCGTCGCGGACGCGGCGCAGCGGCCACAGGCCATAGAAGGTCTGCAAAGCGGCCAGGACGAGCAGGCCTACGCCCAAGGCGGAGAAACTCCAGATCAAGGTCGAACGGAGTCGGCGGATCTGATCGTCGATCGTCTCGCGCGACTGCGCCACCTGAAAACGCCAGCGCACGTTCGAGCCGGGAAGGATGGCGTCCCGTTCCGCGACACGGATCGGCTCGGCATGGTCGCGGGTCGAGAATTCATCGCTATCGTAAAGGTGCGGCTTCACGTCGGCATGGCTGTCGCTGACGCGGAGCCGCCGGTCCCAGAGCGATCGGGACGGGAAGGTTTCGGCGCCGGAGCCGCTGATCTGAAAATAAAGCCCTGAATAGGGTTCGACAAAGCGTTGATCGGCCGGCGCTCGGTTAAAGCGAACCTCGCCCTGATCGCCGGTATCGGATGGACCGATCTCCGACGACGCGATCATCGAATTGAGCACGAAGACGAGCTGATTGTCGAAGCTGTCGACGATCGAGCGGGTCAGCACTCGGTCGAGCGCGAAGCCGCCGATCAGCAAGAGCGCGCCGATCCACACGCCGGCGATGCCGATCATGCGGCGGTTGAGCGAGCCCGTTACCCGCCGCCTGGCGGCTGGCCTCTTTTCGGCCGCCGCCGTCACCGGGGCGGCTTGGTCGTTCAACTCGTCGGTTCTTCTAGGCTGTAGCCGAGGCCGCGGATGGTCGTGATGACGTCGGCGCCGAGCTTCTTGCGGATACGCGTCACGAACACTTCGATAGTGTTAGAATCCCGGTCGAAATCCTGATCGTAAATGTGCTCGATCAATTCTGTCCGGCTGACGACCTTGCCTTTGTGGTGCATCAGGTAAGAGAGGAGCTTGTATTCCTGAGCGGTCAATTTGACCGGCTCACCATCCTTGGTGACCTTACCCGAGCGAGTGTCGAGGCGGATGTCGCCGGCGATCAGCTCGCTCGACGCATTGCCCGAGGATCGGCGGATGAGCGCGCGCAGGCGGGCGATCAGCTCTTCGGTCTGGAACGGCTTAGCCAAATAATCGTCAGCGCCGGCATCGAGCCCGGCCACCTTGTCCGACCAGCTGTCGCGCGCGGTCAGCACGAGCACCGGCATCTTGCGCGCTTCCTTGCGCCAGCGGTCGAGCACTGTGAGCCCGTCGACCTCGGGCAGGCCGAGATCGAGGATCACCGCATCGTAATTCTCGGTCGAGCCGAGATAATGGCCGTCCTCGCCATCGGTGGCGAGATCGACCGCATAGCCGGCGCCTTCCAGCGTCGAGCGCAGTTGGCGGCCCAGATTGGGTTCGTCTTCGACGATCAGAATGCGCATGGAAGGTCCCCGGAGCTGTTCATATTCGCGCCGTCAACCGTTGTTGCGACGAGAAGTTGCTTATCCGGAACAACTGGGAACTGCGGCCGAGAAGTCAACCGCGAAGGCTTTAGTGGTCGCGCGAACGGCGGACGACGCGGCCCTGGCCGTCAACATCGACCCAGATCACGCGGCCGTTCTGCATGAACTTGAAGCGATAGGTGTCGCCGTTCATCTCGGGACCGAGATAATCGGCACCGCTGCCCATCATCGGCATGACCCGACGCTCGAGCTGCGGCAGCGGCATCGACCGGCCCTGCTCACGCGAGCGGAAAGCCCGGTCCGCATCGCGCGGGGGATCGGCCAGCGCCGGAGCGCTGGTCAGGCCACCGGCGACGGCCGCGGCAAGAAAGATGGTACGCAACAGTTTCATTGACCGACTCTCAGTTCGGAAGCGTTTCTAACACCTTGCATTGAATAGGCTATGAATACTGCCGTCGTGCCGCGTTCATCGCTTGAGGCACCGGCAGTGCTCGCTTAAGCGCCCGCCATGGCCGCGCCTGTATTATCTTATGAAGACCTTGGCTTGATCCAAGGTGAAGGCTGGCTGTTCCGCGGTTTGGATCTGTACATCGGCGAGCGCGACCGGCTGGCGCTGATCGGCCGCAACGGCGCGGGCAAGACGACGTTGCTCAAGTGCCTCGCCGGGACGATCGATACCGACGAGGGCAAGCGCACGATCAAGCCCGGGACGCATGTCGTCATGCTGGAGCAGGATCCGAACATGGCCGGCTTCGATACGCTGGAGGCGTGGGTGCTCGGCGGCAAGGATGCGCCGGAAGCGCATGAGGCGGCGGCGATTGCCGACCAGCTCGGTATCGACCTGTCGCGTCCGACGGCGACGGCCAGCGGCGGCGAACGGCGGCGCGCGGCAATTGCGCGGGCGCTGGCGCAAAACCCGGACGTGCTGCTGCTCGACGAGCCGACCAACCATCTCGACCTCGGTGCGATCGAATGGCTGGAAGAATGGCTGAAGCGTTTCAAAGGCGCTTTCATCGTCATCAGCCACGACCGCACGTTCCTGACCCGGCTGACGCGTAGCTGCATCTGGCTGGACCGCGGCGGCCTGCGCCGCGCCGAGATCGGATTCGGCGGGTTCGAGGCGTGGACCGAGCGCGTCTATGACGAAGAAGCGCGCGCGGCGGAGAAGCTGGACGCAAAGCTGAAGCTGGAGCTGCACTGGTTGCAGCGGGGCGTGACCGCGCGGCGGCGGCGCAACCAAGGGCGGCTGACGAAACTGCACGAAATGCGGGCACAGCGGGCAGCGATGCTGGGGCCCGCGGGGTCTGCAAAGCTGGCGCTGGCGAAGGACGACGTCCGGTCCAAGACGGTCATCGACGCAGAGCAGGTGTCGAAGAGCTTTGGCGAGCGGCCGATCATCCGCGACTTCACGCTGCGCATCCAGCGTGGCGACCGGATCGGTGTCGTCGGCCCGAACGGGGCGGGTAAGACGACGCTACTCAAGCTGCTGACCGGGGAGATGAAGCCGGACAAAGGCACGGTGACGCAGGCGAAAACCCTCAGCGGCATCGTCATCGACCAGCAGCGCAAGTTGATGGACCCGGCCAAGCGCGTGAAGGACGTGCTCGCCAATGGCGGCGACTGGATCGAGGTGCGCGGAGCCAAGAAGCACATCAAGGGCTATCTCAAGGAATTCCTGTTCGATCCGTCGCTGACCGATGCGCCGATCGGTTCGCTATCGGGCGGCGAGCGGTCGCGGCTTTTGCTGGCGCGAGAGTTCGCGCGTGAGGCGAACCTGCTGGTGCTGGACGAGCCGACCAACGACCTCGACCTCGAAACGCTCGACCTGCTGCAGGAGGTGATCGCGGATTATGACGGCACGGTGCTGATCGTCAGCCACGACCGCGACTTCCTCGACCGCACGGTGACGATCACGCTTGGCCTCGACGGCTCGGGCAGGGTGGATGTCGTCGCAGGCGGTTACGAGGACTGGATCAAACAGCGGTACGAGGCGGCGCGTGCGCCGGCCAAAGCGCCGTCAAAGGCTGCAGCTGCGGAAGCGCGAGCACCGGCGGTCGCAAAGAAGCTGACCTACAAGGATCAGCGGGATTACGACCGGTTGCCGGGCGAGATTGATCGCCTGCAGGCAGCGGTCGCGGCCGACGAGGCGGCACTGAATGACGCCGACCTGTACACCCGCGATCCCGACCGCTTCGCCAAGCTGACGGAGCAAATCGCGCGCAACCGCGCCGAGATCGAGGCCGCAGAGTTGCGCTGGCTCGAAGTCGCGGAAATGGCCGAGGCGCTGGGCGCTTAGGCCAGCGCTCGCGCCCGCTCTTCGACACGCCGTTCCAGGATCGTCAGCGGCATCGAGCCGTCCTTGAGCACCTCGTGGAACTGCTTGATGTCGAACTTGGCGCCGAGGATGCTCTTCGCTTTCTCTCGCGCGCGGAGCCAAGCGAGGTGACCGACCTTGTAGCTGCAGGCCTGGCCGATCGAGATGCAGTAGCGCTCGACTTCGCGTTGAACGCGGGCGCGCGGGAAGCCGGTGGTTTTGGTCATGTAATCGACCGCCTGCTCACGGCTCCAGCCTTTGCTGTTGAGGCCGGTGTCGACGACGAGACGCGCCGAGCGGAAAAGGAAGGACTGCAAGTAGCCGCCCTTTTCGATTCCCTTGTAGCCGCCGAGCTCGTCAGCGAGCTGCTCCGAATAGAGCGCCCAGCCTTCGATGTAGGACGAGTAGAAACTGAGCTTGCGCAGCATCGGGATATCTTTCGACTCCTGCGCCAGGCTGATCTGCAGGTGATGTCCAGGGACGCCCTCGTGATAGGTTAGCGAGGGCAGCGAATATTTGGGCCAGTCGCCGGTCGACTTGAGGTTGATGAAATAGATCGCCGGGCGTGAGCCATCGAGCGTCGCGGGGCGGTAATAGCCGTTCGACGCGCCGTCCTGAATTTCCGGCGGTACACGGCGGATTTCCAGCGGCTGGCCGGGCAGGGTGGCGAAGGCCTTGGGCAGCAGGCCCATCATTTCCTTCACGTTCGCATTGAGGCTGGCGATCAGCTCGACGCGGCCTGGATCGGTATTCGGATAAAGTTGCGCTGGAGAATTGTTCAGCGTCGCGAGGCGCTCACCGACCGTGCCGGTCGCGAAGCCCGCCTGCTTGAGAACGGAGTCGAGCTGCGCCGTATATTCGGCGACCTGGGACAGGCCGAGCTGGTGCACCTCCTCCGGCGTCATGCTGCTGGTTGTCGCCTGCGCGAGTGCGGCCGCATAGATTTCCGCGCCGCGGGGCAAGCGGGTCGCGCCATCGCCCGGCCTGGTCGTCGGCTTAAGCTTGCGGACGGCGGCCATCTGCCGGTCGAGCGCGGGGTATACTTGCTGCTCGACGATTTTTGCAGCGCGGGCGCCCCAATCGCCGGCAAGGTTCTTCGCCTTCGTTCGGCGCACGAGCGACTGCACCATGTCGCTCTCGGCGGCCGCCGGTTTGCGCAACGCTTCCATCTGACCAAGCGCGAGGTCGAGCGACCATGCCGGGGCGAGGAAGCCGCGCTGCGCCATCTCGATCTGATCCTGGGTGTCGAAGTCGAGCAGCTTCCCGAACTGGCCGAGGCGGGTGAGGTAAGCTTCCGCGTCGCTGCGGGTCTCGATCGGATGCGCGCTGTTGAGGAAGTCGGGGATCGAGAAGTAGGCGCCGCTCTGCTGCGAGATGATGTAGGGCTGCTGGACGGAATCGATCTTGAACTTGTCGTAGGACGAGAGGTTGGTTTCGAGGTCGTAGATGACGATTTCGCGATTGAGCTGCGCGGTCGGCGAAAGCGTCGATGGCGCGATCGCGCGGACGGCGGCGAGGGCGGCCCGATCACGCGCGGCATTGGCCTTCCGCTGCACATTGGGCGGGCGCATGTCGAAGGTCGAGCGCAGCTTCGCATTCGCGCCGTTGTCGAGCCCAAGATAGGTCGCGAACGTCGGGGATTCACGGACCTGCCGCTGAAAGATCTGGTCGAACAGAGCGTTGAGCTTGGCGTCGTTCGCGCCCTTTGCCGCTTGCGCGATGGCACGCGTGTCGATCAGCGGGAGCAGCGCAAGCGTCGCGCTGCTGGCGAGAAATGAACGACGATCCATCGAGAGTCCCCTTCTTGTGGAAGGACACTTACCGCCGCCGTTTCGCCGCGCAAACTCCGCCGGTCGAAAAGGTCCTTACGCTTGCAGACGATATTGTTTCAGCAAGTCGTAAAGCGTCGGCCGGCTGATGCCGAGAAGCTTCGCGGCGCCCGAGATATTGTTCTCGGTCCGCGTCATTGCCTGACGGATCGCCTTGCGGTCGGCCACTTCGCGCGCGGCGCGCAGGTTGATCGGTAGCACATCGTCACTCGGCACGACGCCAGCCTGAAGGTCGAGATCGCCCGCGGTGATGCTCTTGCCGTCGGCCATGATCACCGCGCGCTTGATGCGGTTCTCCAGCTCGCGAACGTTGCCTGGCCAGCCGTAGACGTCGATCGCTTCGGCGGCTTCGGGGCTGAGCGACAGAGGCCCGACATTCAGCTCGCGGCCGAAGCGGTTGATGAAGTGGCGCGCCAGCAGCACCGCATCGCCCGCGCGCTCCGCGAGGGATGGGATCTTCACCACGATCTCGGCGAGGCGGTAGTAAAGGTCTTCGCGGAAGCGCCCGTCGGCCTGCATCGCGGCAAGATCCTGGTGCGTCGCGCAGACGATGCGCGTGTCGACCGCGATCGGCTGACGCCCGCCGATCCGTTCGATCACGCGCTCCTGCAGAAAGCGCAGCAGCTTGACCTGCAGCGGCAGCGGGATGTCGCCGACCTCGTCGAGAAAGAGCGTGCCACCCTGCGCGACTTCGATCTTGCCGATGTTCGACTTAACCGCGCCGGTGAACGCACCGCGCTCATAACCGAACAACTCGGCTTCGAGCAGGTTTTCGGGGATGGCGGCGCAGTTGATGGCGACGAATTCGCCCTTTCGGCCGCTCTTCTCATGGACCGCACGGGCGAGCAGTTCCTTGCCGGTGCCGCTCGCGCCGAGGAGCATGACGGAGACATCGGCCGACGCGACACGCTCGATGGTCTTGGCGACCTTCTGCATTTCCGGAGCGGCGGTGATGATCGAGCCGAGCACGGTCGCGGCACCGGTCTCCAGGCGGCGGTTCTCGCTCTCGATCTCGTGCAGGTGGAACGCGCGGGCGACGATGAAGCCGAGTTCGTCGATATCGACCGGCTTCTTGTAAAAATCGTAGGCACCCATGGCGACAGCGCGGGTGGCGCTTTCGCGCGCGCCGTGGCCGGTGGCGACGACGACCTTGGTGTCCGGCTTGAGCTGCAGAATCTCAGCCAGCGTCGCGAAACCCTCGTCCGTACCGTCGGGATCGGGCGGCAGGCCGAGGTCGAGCGTGACGACCGCCGGCTCGTAGGCGCGCAGCATTTCGATGGCGCTTGCGCGGTCGCTGGCGACGACGACCTGATAGCCGTCGTAAGCCCATTTAAGCTGGCGCTGCAGGCCCTCGTCGTCCTCGACGATCAGCAGGACTTTGGATTGGTCGGTCATGCGCTTTTCCTAATTGGCTCAGCCAGTGCCTCGGGGGCGGGGAGCAAGATGGTGAAGGTGGTGCCCCGGCCCGGACGGCTGTCGACGGACAAGCGGCCGCCCATGGCAGCGACGAGCGATCGCGCTTCGAAGGCGCCGATGCCAAAGCCGCCGGGCTTGGTCGAGGCGAATGGCTCGAACAGACGATTACGGACGAAGTCGCCGTCCATGCCGATGCCCTTGTCAGCAATGGCGATAGTGACGCCCGATGGATGCCGATCGACACGCGCCGTCACCGCCTCGCCGCTGCTTGCATCCAGCGCGTTCTGCAGCAGGTGCCCAACGGCTTGTTCGAGCGCGACCGGATCGACCAGCGCTTCCACATTGGCGTCGCCGAGTAGTTGGACTTCCCGGTCGCGGCGCTTGGCGGCGATTGCGGCTGTCAGGATGGGGCGAAGGATCTGCGAGTCCACGCGCTGCACGCGCGTCGCCGAATGCGGCGACAGTCGCGCCAGCAGGTCGTTCATCTTGCCGACGGACGAGCGCAGCGTCGCGACCATGTCGGCGCGGAATTCAGGATTGTCGGCATGCCGCTCGGCGTTGCGCGCAAGCAGCGACAGCTGGCTCACCAGATTCTTGATGTCGTGCAAGATGAACGCGAAGCGGCGGTTGAACTCCTCGAACCGCTGCGCGTGGTTCAGCGCTTCCTGACCCAGTGCTTCGGCAAGCGAACTGGCGGCCTGAATTCCCGCCGTCTTCAACAGATCGAAATCTTCCCAATCGAGCTGACGGCGGAATTCCGGCGCGGCGAGCACGACGAGGCCGATCGGCCGCTGGTGATGAAGCAGCGGCACGCCGACCCATGCGGCCGGTTCGTCTAGCAGCCATTGCGGAACGACGGGCGTTCGTTCGCGCTCGCTGCGCAGCGTTCCGAAGCCTTTGAACTCGATCACGCGGCCGCTGGCTTCCATTCCATTCCAGAAGTCCGGTGCGCCGTCGAAGGCGTCCGGTCCCGGCGTCAAACCCGGCCAGTTGCTGGTGTCGGCGACCGCCAGACCCGCACCCTCACGAACGAGGAGCATTCCGCCTGGCGCGTCGACCACGTCGGCAAAGGCGGTCACGATCCGCTCGGTCAGCGGCGGGGCGTCGGCGCCGTCCCGGCCGAGCGTTTCGGTAAAGCGCAGCCATTCGACGCGATAATCGTAGCGGTGCTCGAACAGATGCTTTGCAAGCTTGACCTTGAACCAGGCGCGAGCCTTCGCGCTGGGCAGCAAGACCATTGCTCCAATTGTCATGCCGGCAAGGAGCAGAACCGTCGCGACTGACGACCAGTCCGCGCTGCTGCCGCGCAGGGCAGTTGCCAGGATCGCCATCAGCGCGAAGTAAGCGCAGATCGCGAGCAGGGAGAGAGACTGGAAGGTCGCCGCGCGTGATAGCCTCACCCGCCATTGACCGTGGTTCCGCATCGAGGCCGCAAACAGCGGCGCGGCCAATGCAATGGCGATGCCGCGCCACTGGAGTAGACCCGGGCTCGTCCCGGCGATGTAGGACAGCGTGTAAAGGTTGAGGTCGTAGGTCCAGATCAGCGCGAGGCCGACCATCGCCGAGCGGATGTGCGAGCGGCTGGCAGGCGCCGCCTGGCCATAGACGTTGTGGACGAGGACCAGCGCGCCCGCGGCCGTCGTAATCCGCAAAACGACCGCCGTTTGCGCAATGGACGCGCTTGGACTGAATGCCTGAAACAGGCCGCCGATTAGCTGCAGCCCGATGACGCCGGCGACGGCGCCGTAAACGAGCTTCAGCGCCTGTTGGCGATCCTTTTCGGCGGATGACAGACTGTAGAGGACGCTGATCCAGATGAGATTGCGGGCGCTCTCGGCGAGCGATGTAAGCTGATCGTCGGGTACGACCGCAGCAAGCCAGGCCCAGCAGGCAGTCATCGCAAAAGCGCCAGCCAGCAGCCGCTGTTCGGGCCGGCGTGCCGCCTCGCCAAGCCGCCACAAGGTCAGCGCAGCAAAGCAGGCCGCGCCGAGGGCGTGACTCCAGAAGGTGATCAGCGCGTCCATGCGCGATCCGCTGTCAAAGCGCCCGACATGTGCCGGGGTGTCGCTAAACTTTACAAAGGAATGGTGAACGCGGCGGAAAGAAAGCGGCGAATCAGCCCTTCTTCAGGATGTCGAGCGTGGCCACGGTCATTGCTTCTGTAGCGGTGGAGATCACGGCTTCGGCGTCGGGTGCCCAGAAGGGTGAGTGCAGCGAGGGCAGCTTGGTCTCGTCGCCCTTTGCGGCGTCCCATTTGTCGCGCGGCGTGCCGCCGACCCAGAACAGCAGTGACTGCTTGCTCTTGTCGGCAAGCCAGTAGCGGCTGAAGTCTTCACTCGCCATGATCGGCCTGGATTCGACCACCCGATCGGCGCCGAAATGCTGGCTGAAGACGCCGCGCATACGCTGGCCGAGTTCGTCGGTGTTGAAGGTCGAGGGCGCCGATTCCGGCACAGTCACCTCGGGCATCTTGTCCTCGGGAATGCCGGCGGCGATGGCCTCGCCGCGGACAATGCGGCGGATGCCGGCGATCAGTTTCTCCTGCACTTCGGCCGGATAAGAGCGGACGGTCAGCTGCAGCTTGGCCTCGTCGGAGATGATGTTGTTCTTCGTGCCCGCATGGAAGCTGCCGACCGTCACCACCGCGGGTTCGAACGGATTGTTCTCGCGACTGACCAATGTCTGCAGCGCTTCGACGATGCGCGCGCCGAGCACGATCGGATCCTTGGTCGTGTGCGGATAGGCACCGTGCCCGCCGACGCCGTGGATGGTGATGTTGACGCTCGAAGAGTTAGCCAGGGCGTAGCGGGGTGTAATGCCAATTTGCCCAGCCGGAAGGGCCGCCGCATCGTGGAACGCGACCATGTAATCCGGCTTCGGAAAGCGCGTGAACAAGCCGTCGTCGAGCATGGCCTTGGCGCCGAGGACTCGCTCTTCGCCCGGCTGCAGGACCATGACGAGAGTGCCTGACCATTGGTTCTTCATGGCAGCGAGACGGCGAGCGGTCCCTAGCCAGGTGGTCACGTGCGTATCGTGCCCGCAGGCATGCATGACGGGCGTCTCGGTACCGTCCGGAAGCTTGCCCATGGCCTTGGAGGCGAAGGGCAAACCGGTCTGCTCCTTGACCGGGAGCGCGTCCATGTCCGCGCGGAGCATGAGCACCGGGCCAGGACCGTTCTTCATGACCGCTACCACACCCGTCTTGCCGACATGCTCAGTGACCTCGAAGCCGAGCTTGCGCATTTCCGGCGCAAGCTTTGCGGGCGTGCGCACCTCCTGCATCGACAGTTCGGGATTGGCGTGCAGGTCCCGATAAAGGTTCATCAGCATCGGCATGTCCGCGCGGATGGCGTCGGAGAGCGCGGCGGCGCCGGCGGGGACGGGAAAAGCGGTCATGGCAGCGGCGAGCCATAGCATGGACTTCAAGGCGTTGCTCCTGCGGGAACGAGTTCCATCACATCGATGCGCGATTCGAACCGCGGCTCGGGCATGATCAGCCGCCAGCGCTGCGGGCCGATCCGTTCAACATAAGCGGCGACGTCGCGCTGCTCGTCCTGGCCATATTGCATGGCCCGCGTCTCATCGCCCAGGACGAGCGTGCCGAGAAAGACGTTGCGGAGCGCGTCGCCCGGGAAGATCAGACCAACGTAGCGCTGCGATCCCGTCAGCTTGGTCAGCCGTTGCAGTTCACGCTCGGCGCGGACCCGGCAGGTAAATGCGGGATAGCTGACGAAGGTGAGATTCTCGGGCTGCCTCGCGCCGAGCTTGATCACGCGGCAGCGGTAAATACCGTTCGGCAAACCGGGCTGGGTCAGCGCCGCATCCGGATTGAGCAGCGCGCCTTCGCGGTCGATCTCGGCGCTGTGGCCGGTCGCGCGAGCGCTCGCCAGCGCTTCGGTGAAGCTGGTTCGCCAGTCGCGCAGGCGCACGCGATCGTCGTCGTGGATGATCTGGCGATAGGCGGTGGTCCAGCGCGGGATGAGTCCCGACGGCTGCTCGACGACGCTGCAACTCGCAAGGACCGAAGCGGCAGGGAGGAGCAGGGCGAGGCGCATGGCGGCGAGCTTAAGCGGCGGTCCAGCCACCGTCCATGCTGACGTTCGTCCCCGTCATCGCCGAAGCCTCGTCGCGGCAGAGGAACAGCGCCAATGCGGCGACCTGTTCGGGCGTCACGAACTGCTTGGTCGGCTGAGCCGCCAGCAGCACGTCGTTCATCACCTGCTCGCGGGTGAGGCCGCGCGTCTTCATCGTGTCGGGGATCTGCGCCTCGACCAGCGGCGTCCAGACATAGCCGGGCGAAATGCAATTGGCGGTGATGCCGTCGCGCGCCATCTCCAGCGCGACGCTTTTGGTGAAGCCGGCGATGCCGTGCTTGGCCGCGACGTAGGCGCTCTTGTTGGGCGAGGCGATCAGGCTATGCGCGCTCGCCGTGTTGATGATCCGCCCCCAGCCCTTGGCCTTCATGCCAGGGACCGCGAGGCGCGTCGTGTGGAACGCCGCGGTCAGATTGATGGCGATGATCGCGTCCCACTTCTCCGGCGGGAAATCCTGGACCGGCGAGACGTGCTGGATGCCGGCATTGTTGACGAGGATGTCGGGTCCGCCGAGCTCCGATGCGCAGCGCTCCATCATCCGGGCGATGTCGTCAGCCTTGGACATGTCGGCACCGTCGTGGATCGCGCCGAGCTCTGCGCACTCGCGGTCGATCGCCGCCTGGTCGCCGAAGCCGTTGATCATGAGCTTCGCGCCTTCCGCCGCGAGCGCTTTGGCGATGGCGAGCCCAATGCCCGAGGTCGATCCGGTGACGAGTGCGACTTTGCCTTCGAGCAGCATGCGAATGATCTCCTTTGCAGCGATCCCTTGCCGCGATGCCGGTCGATTGCAACCGCCGCCGCGCTTAAGCATTACGGCTGTGCAACAGGAGGGTTACCCATGCGGCTAGGCGACGGTGGCGACAATTTCGACGATCGCACGGGACAGAGCGGTGGCGGATTTGGACTGGGTGGCGGCGGCGGCAATGCGCTTGGCTGCCTGCTTCCGCTAGTCGCTAGCCGCTTTGGCATCGTCGGAGTGGTCATCCTCCTGCTCGGCTACTGCGCGCTGACACAGCTTGGGGGTGGCGGCGGTGGACTGATCCCATCGGGACCGAGCACGACACAAAGCGCTCCGAACGGCCAATCAACGCTGACGCCGGATCAGCGCCACATCTTGTCCAGCGCGGTCGCATCGACCAATCAAGTGTGGGGCCAACTCTTCCAGCGTGCGGGCGAGCGGTACACGCCGCCGCGGCTGGTTGCGTATACGAGCCGTGAGCAAACCGCGTGTGGGATGGGCCAAGCGGCAATGGGTCCATTTTACTGCCCGAATGACCAACGCATCTACATCGATCCGGAATTCTTCACGGAGCTAAGTCAACGCTTCGGCGCACCTGGTGACTTCGCGCAATATTATGTCGTTGCTCACGAGGTCGGCCACCACATCCAAAATCTGGAAGGGACGCTCGACCAGGCGCACAATTCACAGGCGCGCATGAGTGAGGCGCAAGGCAATGCGGAGCAGGTCAAGGTTGAGCTGCAAGCCGACTGCTACGCCGGCGTGTGGGCCGCAAACGCTAAGGATCCTCAGGGGCAGCGAGCGATCGAACCGGGCGATGTCGAAGAGGGTATGCGTGCCGCCGAAGCGATCGGCGACGATACCTTGCAAAAGCAGACGCAGGGCGTGGTCGTTCCGGAAAGCTTCACGCACGGCACCTCGGCCCAGCGGATGAATGCCTTACGGACGGGTCTCCAGTCGGGCGACCCGGCCGCCTGCAAGTTCAACGGCTAAAGCCGGACGAGCATCTTTCCGGTGTTCTGGCCTGTGAAGAGGCCAAGAAAGGCGTCGCGCGTACTGTCGAGGCCGTCCATCACGGTCTCGCGTGACTTGACCGTGCCGTTCGCCACCCACGGGCCCATTTCGGCGTAGAAGTCCGCCATTTTCGGGAAGAAGTCGAAGACTATGAAGCCTTTCAGCATGATCCGCGCGGCGATGATGCGCTGGATGAAGCGCAAGCTCATCGGCTCGGCGGCGTTGTAGCTGTCGATCATGCCGCAGATCGCGAAGCGGGCGTTCTGACGCGCCACCGCCAGCGCCGCATCCAGATGGTCCCCGCCAACGTTATCGAAATAGACGTCGATGCCTTCTGGAGCGGCTGCGGCTAGACCCTTGAGGACCGAGCCGCCTTTGTAATCGATCACATGATCGGCCCCGAGCGAGCGGACGAACTCGCATTTTTCCGGTCCGCCGGCCGAGCCGATGACGGTCATGCCCTTCGCCTTGGCAATCTGCACGACCGCGGAGCCCACAGCACCTGCTGCGGCGGAAACGAACACGACGTCACCAGCCTTGGCTGCGGCGGTTTCGAGCAAGCCGAAATAAGCCGTGGCGCCCGTCACTCCAAGCAGTCCGAGAAACATCTCGGGAGGTGCGCCTAGCTCGGGCAGCTTCTGCGCGGTGCGGGCATCGATGACCGCCTCGTCCCGCCAGCCAGCCATGTGCTGAACCAGATCGCCGGCTTTCAGACCGTCTGCCTTGCTGTCGACCACTTCGCCAATCGCGCCGCC
Coding sequences within:
- the prsR gene encoding PEP-CTERM-box response regulator transcription factor, with protein sequence MTDQSKVLLIVEDDEGLQRQLKWAYDGYQVVVASDRASAIEMLRAYEPAVVTLDLGLPPDPDGTDEGFATLAEILQLKPDTKVVVATGHGARESATRAVAMGAYDFYKKPVDIDELGFIVARAFHLHEIESENRRLETGAATVLGSIITAAPEMQKVAKTIERVASADVSVMLLGASGTGKELLARAVHEKSGRKGEFVAINCAAIPENLLEAELFGYERGAFTGAVKSNIGKIEVAQGGTLFLDEVGDIPLPLQVKLLRFLQERVIERIGGRQPIAVDTRIVCATHQDLAAMQADGRFREDLYYRLAEIVVKIPSLAERAGDAVLLARHFINRFGRELNVGPLSLSPEAAEAIDVYGWPGNVRELENRIKRAVIMADGKSITAGDLDLQAGVVPSDDVLPINLRAAREVADRKAIRQAMTRTENNISGAAKLLGISRPTLYDLLKQYRLQA
- a CDS encoding amidohydrolase; translated protein: MLWLAAAMTAFPVPAGAAALSDAIRADMPMLMNLYRDLHANPELSMQEVRTPAKLAPEMRKLGFEVTEHVGKTGVVAVMKNGPGPVLMLRADMDALPVKEQTGLPFASKAMGKLPDGTETPVMHACGHDTHVTTWLGTARRLAAMKNQWSGTLVMVLQPGEERVLGAKAMLDDGLFTRFPKPDYMVAFHDAAALPAGQIGITPRYALANSSSVNITIHGVGGHGAYPHTTKDPIVLGARIVEALQTLVSRENNPFEPAVVTVGSFHAGTKNNIISDEAKLQLTVRSYPAEVQEKLIAGIRRIVRGEAIAAGIPEDKMPEVTVPESAPSTFNTDELGQRMRGVFSQHFGADRVVESRPIMASEDFSRYWLADKSKQSLLFWVGGTPRDKWDAAKGDETKLPSLHSPFWAPDAEAVISTATEAMTVATLDILKKG
- a CDS encoding DUF4893 domain-containing protein → MAGPPLKLAAMRLALLLPAASVLASCSVVEQPSGLIPRWTTAYRQIIHDDDRVRLRDWRTSFTEALASARATGHSAEIDREGALLNPDAALTQPGLPNGIYRCRVIKLGARQPENLTFVSYPAFTCRVRAERELQRLTKLTGSQRYVGLIFPGDALRNVFLGTLVLGDETRAMQYGQDEQRDVAAYVERIGPQRWRLIMPEPRFESRIDVMELVPAGATP
- the prsK gene encoding XrtA/PEP-CTERM system histidine kinase PrsK, which codes for MDALITFWSHALGAACFAALTLWRLGEAARRPEQRLLAGAFAMTACWAWLAAVVPDDQLTSLAESARNLIWISVLYSLSSAEKDRQQALKLVYGAVAGVIGLQLIGGLFQAFSPSASIAQTAVVLRITTAAGALVLVHNVYGQAAPASRSHIRSAMVGLALIWTYDLNLYTLSYIAGTSPGLLQWRGIAIALAAPLFAASMRNHGQWRVRLSRAATFQSLSLLAICAYFALMAILATALRGSSADWSSVATVLLLAGMTIGAMVLLPSAKARAWFKVKLAKHLFEHRYDYRVEWLRFTETLGRDGADAPPLTERIVTAFADVVDAPGGMLLVREGAGLAVADTSNWPGLTPGPDAFDGAPDFWNGMEASGRVIEFKGFGTLRSERERTPVVPQWLLDEPAAWVGVPLLHHQRPIGLVVLAAPEFRRQLDWEDFDLLKTAGIQAASSLAEALGQEALNHAQRFEEFNRRFAFILHDIKNLVSQLSLLARNAERHADNPEFRADMVATLRSSVGKMNDLLARLSPHSATRVQRVDSQILRPILTAAIAAKRRDREVQLLGDANVEALVDPVALEQAVGHLLQNALDASSGEAVTARVDRHPSGVTIAIADKGIGMDGDFVRNRLFEPFASTKPGGFGIGAFEARSLVAAMGGRLSVDSRPGRGTTFTILLPAPEALAEPIRKSA